A section of the Rhodobacter sp. genome encodes:
- a CDS encoding GNAT family N-acetyltransferase has translation MRPPDTDPDSPFGPPIVRGGWSVRLATPEDMPAILLLRARAFRGGSEDGDAHDAASLHLWVGTPGQGPRATVRLRVHPDGAALLGGYAAGHYDLRALAASGGVTLELGRLCTAGAGAATDSATGAGGDLLRLVWAGVARLVQRSGAARLVGCTSFPTTDTAALAPAWAYLAARAAAPAERRPQRKAPETHPFPPASGSVDAAAVALLPPLLRAYLAMGGWVSDHAVVDRDLGTCHVFTCVEVDRLPPARRRAVEALAAG, from the coding sequence ATGCGCCCGCCCGACACCGACCCCGACAGCCCCTTTGGCCCGCCGATCGTGAGGGGGGGCTGGTCCGTGCGGCTGGCCACGCCCGAGGACATGCCCGCGATCCTGCTTCTGCGCGCGCGCGCCTTTCGCGGCGGCTCCGAGGACGGCGACGCCCATGACGCGGCCAGCCTGCACTTGTGGGTTGGCACGCCGGGGCAGGGGCCGCGCGCCACCGTGCGGCTGCGGGTGCACCCCGACGGTGCGGCGTTGCTGGGCGGGTATGCCGCCGGACACTATGATCTGCGGGCGCTGGCGGCCTCGGGTGGGGTCACGCTGGAACTGGGCCGGCTTTGCACCGCTGGCGCCGGCGCGGCGACCGACTCGGCGACTGGCGCCGGGGGCGATCTGTTGCGGCTGGTCTGGGCGGGCGTGGCGCGGCTGGTGCAGCGCAGCGGCGCGGCCCGGCTGGTCGGCTGCACCTCGTTTCCGACCACCGACACGGCGGCGCTGGCCCCCGCCTGGGCCTATCTGGCGGCCCGCGCCGCCGCGCCTGCCGAACGCCGCCCCCAACGCAAGGCCCCCGAAACGCACCCCTTTCCGCCCGCCTCGGGGTCCGTGGACGCGGCCGCGGTGGCGCTGCTGCCGCCCTTGCTGCGGGCCTATCTGGCGATGGGGGGCTGGGTGTCGGATCACGCCGTGGTGGACCGCGATCTGGGCACCTGCCACGTTTTCACCTGCGTCGAGGTGGATCGCCTGCCGCCCGCCCGCCGCCGCGCGGTCGAGGCCCTGGCGGCCGGATAG
- a CDS encoding outer membrane protein assembly factor BamE has product MTMPATTATRKTRRRGGLRAWALGLGLLAAACSPVMRYHGYAPTDADLSQIQVGRDTRETVAQKIGQPGIGGVMEGSGWYYVQSDWRQQSWHAAEEVDRQVVAISFDSRDRVQNIERFGLADGEVVPLSRRVTSSGPRPSVLSQVFAVLGQFSAATAR; this is encoded by the coding sequence ATGACCATGCCCGCGACGACCGCGACCCGAAAGACCCGCCGACGCGGCGGCCTGCGTGCCTGGGCGCTGGGGCTGGGCCTGCTGGCCGCGGCCTGTTCGCCGGTCATGCGCTATCACGGCTATGCGCCCACCGATGCCGACCTGTCGCAGATTCAGGTCGGACGCGATACCCGCGAAACGGTGGCGCAAAAGATCGGCCAACCCGGCATCGGCGGCGTGATGGAGGGGTCGGGCTGGTATTATGTGCAATCCGACTGGCGCCAGCAAAGCTGGCACGCGGCCGAGGAGGTCGATCGCCAGGTCGTCGCCATTTCCTTTGACAGCCGCGACCGGGTGCAGAACATCGAACGCTTCGGTCTGGCCGATGGCGAGGTCGTGCCGCTTTCGCGGCGTGTCACCTCGTCCGGGCCGCGCCCCAGCGTGCTGAGCCAGGTCTTCGCGGTGCTGGGCCAGTTCTCGGCCGCGACCGCGCGCTGA
- a CDS encoding DUF177 domain-containing protein: MTETAPLRETDGLSLPLRLADLNARAGARFRLTPTTEARAELAADLGVERIRKLTFQGSLTPQGRHDWRLEGTLGATVVQACVVTAAPVTTRVDTPVTRHYLRKMPSPQGPEAEIPEDDTLEPLTPEIDPGLVMAEALALALPDYPRAEGADLPDSITGAGAEDARPNPFAALAGLKKGPATD, encoded by the coding sequence ATGACCGAAACCGCACCCCTCAGGGAAACCGACGGCCTGTCCCTGCCCTTGCGCCTGGCCGATCTGAACGCCCGGGCGGGCGCGCGCTTTCGCCTGACCCCCACGACCGAGGCGCGCGCCGAACTGGCCGCCGACCTGGGGGTCGAACGAATCCGCAAGCTGACCTTTCAGGGCAGCCTGACCCCCCAGGGCCGCCACGACTGGCGGCTCGAGGGCACGCTGGGCGCGACCGTGGTGCAGGCCTGCGTCGTCACCGCCGCGCCGGTCACCACCCGCGTCGATACGCCCGTGACCCGGCATTACCTGCGCAAGATGCCCAGCCCCCAGGGACCCGAGGCCGAAATCCCCGAGGATGACACCCTGGAACCCCTGACGCCCGAGATCGACCCGGGTCTGGTCATGGCCGAGGCGCTGGCCCTGGCGCTGCCCGATTACCCGCGCGCCGAGGGGGCGGATCTGCCCGACTCGATCACCGGCGCGGGGGCCGAGGACGCGCGACCGAATCCCTTCGCGGCGCTGGCGGGGCTGAAAAAGGGCCCTGCGACGGACTGA
- the rpmF gene encoding 50S ribosomal protein L32, whose protein sequence is MAVQQNRVTRSRRNMRRAHDALVAGNPNECPSCGELKRPHHVCPSCGHYDSREVVVRAEVDLDDDAA, encoded by the coding sequence ATGGCCGTTCAACAGAACCGCGTGACCCGTTCCCGCCGCAACATGCGCCGCGCGCATGACGCTCTCGTCGCGGGCAACCCCAACGAATGCCCCTCGTGCGGCGAGCTGAAGCGCCCGCACCACGTCTGCCCCTCGTGCGGGCATTATGACAGCCGCGAGGTCGTCGTCCGCGCCGAGGTCGATCTGGACGACGACGCGGCCTGA
- the plsX gene encoding phosphate acyltransferase PlsX, translating into MTSAQEHPHAGNPVDRSAEGRIVISVDAMGGDRGPAAVVAGCEQSLRTDPRIEILLHGDTAVLEPLTARQPALAGRLRVVHAERAVTMEDKPSHVMRHGKDTSMWSTISALKEGDAQAAVSCGNTGALMAVSMLQLRRMEGVNRPAIACLWPSRGRHGFNTMLDVGADVKAEAEDLLAYAIMGVTYFRNGFGEPRPRVGLLNVGTEEHKGRAEIKSAHELIARQQDTGRYEFVGFVEGSDIPSDRVDVIVTDGFTGNIALKTGEGTAKLIGDFLNASFRSGPLSMIGALLARGALKRLSSRIDPRRVNGGVFLGLNGTVVKSHGSADATGIAAAIGLAAKLAHSGYRGRMAERLVIAAKAAQDADPNGESA; encoded by the coding sequence ATGACTTCCGCACAGGAACATCCGCACGCCGGGAACCCGGTGGACAGATCCGCCGAGGGCCGGATCGTCATATCCGTCGATGCGATGGGGGGCGATCGGGGTCCGGCGGCGGTGGTCGCGGGCTGCGAGCAGTCCTTGCGAACAGATCCCCGGATCGAGATCCTGCTTCACGGCGACACGGCGGTCCTGGAACCGCTGACCGCCCGCCAGCCCGCGCTGGCGGGCCGTTTGCGCGTCGTGCACGCCGAACGCGCCGTGACGATGGAGGACAAGCCCAGCCACGTCATGCGCCACGGCAAGGACACCTCGATGTGGTCCACCATCAGCGCCCTCAAGGAGGGCGACGCCCAGGCGGCGGTGAGTTGTGGCAACACCGGCGCGCTGATGGCGGTGTCGATGCTGCAACTGCGCCGGATGGAGGGCGTGAACCGCCCCGCCATCGCCTGCCTGTGGCCCTCGCGCGGGCGGCACGGGTTCAACACCATGCTCGACGTCGGCGCCGATGTGAAGGCCGAGGCCGAGGATCTGCTGGCCTATGCCATCATGGGCGTGACCTATTTCCGCAACGGGTTCGGCGAACCGCGTCCTCGGGTCGGCCTGCTCAACGTCGGCACCGAGGAACACAAGGGCCGGGCCGAGATCAAGTCCGCGCACGAGCTGATCGCCCGGCAGCAGGACACGGGACGCTATGAATTCGTGGGGTTCGTCGAAGGATCGGACATCCCCTCGGACCGCGTGGACGTGATCGTCACCGACGGGTTCACCGGCAACATCGCGTTGAAGACCGGCGAAGGCACCGCCAAGCTGATCGGCGACTTCCTGAACGCCTCGTTCCGGTCGGGGCCGTTGTCGATGATCGGCGCACTGCTAGCGCGGGGGGCGTTGAAACGTCTCAGCAGCCGCATCGACCCGCGTCGGGTCAACGGCGGCGTGTTCCTGGGCCTGAACGGCACCGTGGTCAAGTCGCACGGATCGGCGGACGCCACCGGCATCGCGGCCGCCATCGGACTGGCGGCCAAACTGGCGCATTCGGGGTATCGCGGGCGCATGGCGGAACGGCTTGTGATCGCCGCCAAGGCGGCGCAGGATGCGGACCCCAACGGAGAGTCGGCATGA
- a CDS encoding ketoacyl-ACP synthase III: MTQNSVTRAVVIGTGHYLPARVVPNAAFAETLDTSDEWIVARSGIERRHFAAKDERTSDLAVEAARAALDKAGVDADTLDAIIVATSTPDYTFPSVATMVQAGIGANRAYAFDVQAVCAGFIYALANANALIVSGQARRVMVIGAETFSRIMDWTDRSTCVLFGDGAGALILDAQPGAGAPSDRGILSTDLNADGRHRELLYVDGGVSSTGTAGYLRMQGNQVFRHAVEKLAQTAETALEKAGLGAADVDWIVPHQANIRIIQGTARKLGLPMDKVIVTVQDHGNTSAASIPLALSVGADEGKLKPGDLLVTEAIGGGLAWGAVVLRW; the protein is encoded by the coding sequence ATGACCCAGAATTCGGTTACCCGCGCAGTCGTCATCGGCACCGGGCACTACCTGCCCGCGCGTGTGGTCCCCAACGCAGCCTTTGCCGAGACGCTGGATACCTCGGACGAATGGATCGTGGCCCGTTCGGGCATCGAACGGCGCCATTTCGCGGCCAAGGACGAGCGGACCTCGGATCTGGCGGTCGAGGCGGCGCGCGCGGCGCTGGACAAGGCCGGGGTGGACGCCGACACGCTGGATGCGATCATCGTCGCCACCTCGACTCCGGACTACACCTTTCCCTCGGTCGCGACGATGGTGCAGGCCGGGATCGGCGCGAACAGGGCCTACGCCTTTGACGTGCAGGCGGTTTGCGCGGGATTCATCTATGCGCTGGCCAACGCCAATGCGCTGATCGTCTCGGGCCAGGCGCGGCGCGTCATGGTGATCGGCGCCGAGACGTTCAGCCGGATCATGGACTGGACCGACCGATCCACCTGCGTGCTGTTCGGCGATGGCGCCGGGGCGCTGATTCTCGACGCGCAGCCCGGCGCGGGCGCGCCCTCGGACCGGGGCATCCTGTCCACCGACCTCAACGCCGACGGGCGCCACCGCGAACTGCTTTATGTCGATGGTGGCGTGTCCTCGACCGGGACCGCGGGCTATCTCAGGATGCAGGGCAACCAGGTCTTCCGCCACGCGGTCGAGAAACTGGCGCAAACCGCTGAAACGGCTCTGGAAAAGGCCGGTCTGGGTGCAGCGGACGTGGACTGGATCGTGCCGCACCAGGCGAACATCCGCATCATCCAGGGCACCGCCCGAAAGCTGGGCCTGCCGATGGACAAGGTGATCGTCACCGTGCAGGACCACGGCAACACCTCGGCCGCATCGATTCCGCTGGCCCTGTCGGTCGGCGCCGACGAGGGCAAGCTGAAGCCGGGCGATCTGCTCGTGACCGAGGCAATCGGCGGCGGTCTGGCCTGGGGCGCGGTCGTTCTGCGCTGGTAA
- the ihfA gene encoding integration host factor subunit alpha yields MSGKTLTRMDLSEAVFREVGLSRNESAALVEAVIQYMSDALVEGEQVKISSFGTFSVRAKTERMGRNPKTGEEVPISPRRVLSFRPSHLMKDRVSRGNLHSKA; encoded by the coding sequence ATGAGCGGCAAGACTCTGACACGCATGGATCTCAGCGAAGCGGTGTTCCGCGAGGTCGGCCTGTCGCGAAACGAATCCGCCGCCTTGGTCGAGGCGGTGATCCAGTACATGTCCGACGCCCTGGTCGAGGGCGAGCAGGTCAAGATTTCGTCCTTTGGCACGTTCAGTGTCCGCGCCAAGACCGAACGCATGGGACGCAATCCCAAGACCGGCGAGGAAGTGCCGATCAGTCCGCGCCGTGTGTTGTCCTTCCGCCCGTCGCATCTGATGAAGGATCGGGTTTCGCGCGGGAATCTGCACAGCAAGGCGTAA
- a CDS encoding MerR family transcriptional regulator translates to MKKAPEAFRTISEVAEILGTPAHVLRFWESKFYQIRPVKRAGGRRYYRPDDVALINGIRFLLQEREMTIRGVQRVLQDEGVKYVAGLGGPLTLGDPVEAIVDPQAEAAPLEDAATDAIAVAVATGADEAETVAFASDAVADSVAETVAAPVVADVDMPGAAQAAVPAEDAEPAPDVSALHATVDAPPPPPIPPTATADAPNEDTVMTDGETLTPDQPAAPKVPSGALPPTFARASDPPAFDPAETSERAQIARQLRAMPRGRLGPRRDRLDLLSRRIDTLLERMSEASGAGRW, encoded by the coding sequence ATGAAAAAGGCGCCCGAGGCCTTTCGCACGATCAGCGAAGTGGCCGAAATTCTTGGGACTCCGGCGCATGTGCTGCGCTTTTGGGAGAGCAAGTTCTACCAGATCCGACCCGTCAAGCGTGCCGGGGGGCGCCGCTATTACCGTCCCGATGACGTGGCCCTCATCAACGGAATTCGCTTCCTTCTGCAAGAGCGCGAGATGACGATTCGCGGCGTGCAGCGCGTGTTGCAGGACGAGGGCGTGAAATACGTCGCCGGCCTGGGTGGCCCGCTGACGCTGGGCGACCCGGTCGAGGCGATTGTCGATCCGCAAGCCGAAGCCGCGCCGCTTGAGGACGCCGCGACCGACGCCATCGCCGTGGCGGTTGCGACCGGGGCGGACGAGGCCGAAACCGTGGCGTTCGCCAGCGACGCTGTGGCCGACTCTGTGGCCGAAACCGTCGCAGCGCCCGTCGTCGCGGATGTCGACATGCCCGGTGCGGCGCAGGCCGCGGTTCCGGCCGAGGACGCCGAACCGGCGCCCGACGTGTCCGCGCTGCACGCCACTGTCGACGCACCGCCACCCCCGCCCATCCCGCCGACCGCCACCGCCGATGCGCCGAACGAGGACACCGTCATGACCGACGGCGAGACCCTGACCCCGGATCAGCCCGCCGCGCCCAAGGTGCCGTCGGGCGCCCTGCCCCCGACCTTTGCACGCGCGTCCGACCCGCCCGCCTTCGATCCCGCCGAAACGTCCGAGCGCGCGCAGATCGCGCGGCAGTTGCGGGCCATGCCGCGCGGCCGGCTTGGGCCACGGCGTGACCGGCTGGACCTGCTGTCGCGGCGCATCGACACCTTGCTCGAACGCATGTCCGAGGCCTCGGGCGCCGGGCGCTGGTAG
- a CDS encoding 2'-deoxycytidine 5'-triphosphate deaminase produces MTKDSVTRHPGVLPSQDLRHLIETGAIAADPAVLPDQVQPASLDLRLGTVAVRLRASFLPGKGRTVAERLPEFEMHRFALGSGMVLEKGCVYVVELAENLALPADLSAVTNAKSSTGRLDLLVRVITDDGVEFDRIPAGYSGKLYAEICPRSFSVLVRPGMRLNQIRLRRGQAVLSDAELVALNAEVPLVSGRAVISEGLGFSVDLRPQTGDLLGYRAKPHAGVIDLDRVGAYDPAEFWEELHATSGQLILDPGAFYILVSREAVCIPPGYAAEMAPYLAMVGEFRVHYAGFFDPGFGHAAAGGVGARGVLEVRCHEAPFALEHGQIVGRLVYERMAAVPDRLYGAGIASNYQGQGLKLAKHFR; encoded by the coding sequence ATGACCAAGGATTCCGTGACCCGTCATCCCGGCGTGCTGCCCTCGCAAGACCTGCGCCATCTGATCGAAACCGGCGCCATCGCCGCCGATCCTGCGGTTCTGCCCGACCAGGTCCAGCCCGCCAGCCTGGATTTGCGGCTGGGAACGGTCGCGGTGCGGCTGAGGGCGTCCTTCCTGCCCGGCAAGGGGCGCACCGTGGCCGAACGCCTGCCCGAGTTCGAGATGCATCGCTTTGCCCTGGGGTCGGGCATGGTGCTGGAAAAGGGCTGCGTGTATGTCGTCGAACTGGCCGAAAACCTGGCTCTGCCCGCCGATCTCAGCGCCGTGACCAATGCCAAAAGCTCGACCGGGCGGCTGGATCTTCTGGTCCGCGTCATCACCGACGACGGCGTGGAATTCGACCGGATTCCAGCGGGTTACAGTGGCAAGCTCTATGCCGAGATCTGCCCGCGGTCGTTTTCCGTGCTGGTGCGCCCCGGGATGCGGCTGAACCAGATCCGCCTCAGGCGCGGTCAGGCGGTGCTGTCGGATGCCGAGCTGGTCGCGCTGAACGCCGAGGTGCCGCTGGTCTCGGGGCGGGCGGTGATTTCCGAGGGTTTGGGGTTCTCGGTCGATCTGCGCCCGCAGACGGGCGACCTGCTGGGCTATCGGGCCAAGCCGCACGCGGGGGTGATCGACCTCGATCGTGTCGGGGCCTATGACCCGGCCGAATTCTGGGAGGAATTGCACGCGACCTCGGGGCAACTGATCCTCGACCCGGGCGCGTTCTATATCCTGGTCAGCCGCGAGGCGGTCTGCATCCCGCCCGGCTACGCCGCCGAGATGGCGCCCTATCTGGCGATGGTGGGCGAGTTTCGGGTGCATTACGCGGGATTCTTCGACCCCGGTTTCGGCCATGCGGCGGCGGGGGGCGTGGGCGCGCGCGGCGTGCTGGAGGTGCGCTGCCACGAGGCGCCCTTTGCGCTGGAACACGGGCAGATTGTCGGGCGGCTGGTCTACGAGCGCATGGCCGCGGTGCCCGACAGGCTCTATGGCGCGGGGATCGCATCGAATTATCAGGGCCAGGGTCTGAAACTGGCCAAGCATTTCCGGTGA
- a CDS encoding YbaN family protein, whose product MRLIWILAGGLALAVGVAGIVLPLVPTTPLLLLAAFCFARSSPRLEMWLVEHPRLGPPIRDWRAEGAISGRAKGLALLAMGAAFGLSLALGVPARVLWIQGAVLLAVAVFLLSRPAPGSGTGPGA is encoded by the coding sequence GTGCGATTGATCTGGATCCTAGCGGGCGGTTTGGCCCTGGCAGTCGGCGTCGCGGGGATCGTCCTGCCGCTGGTGCCGACCACGCCCTTGCTGTTGCTGGCGGCCTTTTGCTTTGCGCGTTCCTCGCCGCGGCTGGAGATGTGGCTGGTCGAGCACCCGCGCCTGGGCCCGCCGATCCGGGACTGGCGCGCCGAGGGGGCGATTTCCGGCCGGGCCAAGGGGCTGGCGCTGCTGGCGATGGGCGCTGCCTTTGGCCTGAGCCTGGCCCTGGGCGTGCCGGCCCGCGTGCTGTGGATCCAGGGCGCGGTTCTTTTGGCGGTGGCGGTCTTTCTGCTCAGCCGTCCTGCGCCCGGCAGCGGGACCGGGCCCGGTGCATGA
- a CDS encoding TRAP transporter small permease subunit, translated as MLDRATLALCMAAGGVLVLMVLVNVVLRYGFGAGSIKMQDLASYAFAVFLILSVPVCHARGGHVRVEVVSERLPATYLPRADAVAWLLFLAPVFALIVWAGWGDVLFAWSIREGSTTPGGLGGLFLVKTALPVAAALMVVQGLAAVLRAGRA; from the coding sequence ATGTTGGACCGCGCCACGCTGGCGCTGTGCATGGCGGCGGGCGGCGTCTTGGTGCTGATGGTGTTGGTCAATGTGGTGCTGCGCTATGGCTTTGGCGCCGGCTCGATCAAGATGCAGGATCTCGCGAGCTACGCCTTTGCGGTCTTTCTGATCCTGTCGGTTCCGGTGTGCCACGCCCGGGGCGGCCACGTCCGCGTCGAGGTGGTATCCGAGCGTCTTCCGGCGACCTACCTGCCGCGTGCCGATGCCGTCGCCTGGCTGCTGTTCCTGGCGCCGGTCTTTGCGCTGATCGTCTGGGCCGGGTGGGGGGATGTGCTGTTCGCGTGGTCGATCCGCGAGGGCTCGACCACCCCCGGGGGGCTGGGCGGGCTTTTCCTGGTAAAGACGGCGCTGCCGGTGGCGGCGGCGCTGATGGTCGTGCAGGGGTTGGCGGCGGTGCTGCGGGCGGGCCGGGCATGA
- a CDS encoding TRAP transporter large permease subunit yields the protein MTGQEAMLIVLFLALFAGILSGIPAMLAISGVPFVLAVIAAQFGLFDLGFLNVYPARVWGVMTNTLLMAVPLFVLMGVFLERANLAEAMLRVLARLLGGSPLGMALSVLAFSAIIAASTGIIGATVVMLVLIALTPMIEAGVPRRQAAGLICAAGTLGQIIPPSILLVLLGDQIGNTYLEAQQRAGNFAPQPVSVADLFAGAMVPGLVLVGLYALWLAITLRPGRVRKTAHEPVAMSEVLFTFLPPLLLILAVLGSILGGIATATEAAGLGAVGAGLMAGFTISRAGWERALIASAGLAAFALVALKVAGFGRPGLDSVAGIVSVAAAGLIALGVAVAAARLLRGRMLAGALIETMKISGMVFGIVIAASMLSLVFRGFGGEHAVQDLMAAMPGGHLGALVTIMALVFALGFILEAVEIIYIVVPLLGPAVLAGDISPVWFAVLMAMNLQTSFLTPPFGFALFYFRSVAPQGITTLDIYRGVIPFVLIQILALALVFVFPGLATWLPDLMFN from the coding sequence ATGACCGGCCAGGAGGCGATGCTGATCGTCCTGTTCCTGGCGCTGTTCGCGGGGATCCTGTCGGGCATTCCCGCGATGCTGGCGATTTCGGGCGTGCCCTTCGTGCTGGCGGTGATCGCCGCGCAATTCGGGCTGTTCGACCTGGGGTTCCTCAACGTCTATCCTGCCCGGGTCTGGGGGGTGATGACCAATACGCTGCTGATGGCGGTGCCGCTGTTCGTTCTGATGGGCGTCTTTCTGGAGCGCGCGAACCTGGCCGAGGCGATGCTGCGGGTGCTGGCGCGGCTGCTGGGGGGCTCGCCGCTGGGCATGGCGTTGTCGGTGCTGGCGTTCAGCGCGATCATCGCAGCCTCGACCGGGATCATCGGCGCGACGGTGGTGATGCTGGTGCTGATCGCGCTGACACCGATGATCGAGGCGGGCGTGCCCAGGCGGCAGGCGGCGGGGCTGATCTGCGCCGCCGGCACGCTGGGGCAGATCATCCCGCCGTCGATCCTGCTGGTGCTGCTGGGCGACCAGATCGGCAACACCTATCTTGAGGCCCAGCAACGCGCCGGGAACTTTGCCCCGCAGCCCGTATCGGTGGCGGATCTTTTCGCCGGCGCGATGGTGCCGGGGCTGGTGCTGGTCGGGCTCTATGCGCTGTGGCTGGCGATCACCTTGCGGCCCGGGCGGGTGCGCAAGACCGCGCATGAACCGGTGGCGATGTCCGAAGTCCTGTTCACCTTTCTGCCGCCCCTGCTGCTGATTCTGGCGGTGCTGGGCTCGATCCTGGGGGGGATCGCCACCGCGACCGAGGCCGCGGGGCTGGGCGCGGTCGGCGCCGGGCTGATGGCGGGGTTCACGATCAGTCGTGCGGGCTGGGAACGCGCGCTGATCGCCTCGGCGGGGCTGGCCGCCTTTGCGCTGGTGGCGCTGAAGGTCGCGGGATTTGGCCGGCCCGGGCTGGACAGCGTCGCCGGCATCGTCAGCGTGGCCGCGGCCGGGTTGATCGCGCTGGGGGTGGCGGTTGCGGCGGCGCGGCTGTTGCGCGGGCGGATGCTGGCCGGCGCCCTGATCGAGACGATGAAGATTTCGGGCATGGTGTTCGGGATCGTCATCGCGGCGTCGATGCTGTCGCTGGTGTTCCGCGGCTTTGGCGGCGAGCACGCGGTCCAGGACCTGATGGCGGCGATGCCGGGCGGGCACCTGGGGGCGCTGGTGACCATCATGGCGCTGGTCTTTGCCCTGGGGTTCATCCTCGAGGCGGTCGAGATCATCTATATCGTCGTGCCGCTGCTGGGTCCGGCGGTTCTGGCGGGCGACATTTCGCCGGTCTGGTTCGCGGTGCTGATGGCGATGAACCTGCAAACCAGTTTCCTCACACCGCCCTTCGGCTTTGCGCTATTCTATTTCCGGTCGGTCGCACCCCAGGGGATCACCACGCTCGACATCTATCGCGGCGTGATCCCCTTCGTGCTGATCCAGATCCTGGCGCTGGCGCTGGTGTTCGTGTTCCCTGGGCTGGCCACCTGGCTGCCCGACCTGATGTTCAACTGA
- a CDS encoding TRAP transporter substrate-binding protein produces the protein MKRRTFLKSGAGIAAVAGVAAPAIAQERIEWNMPSSFPKPAPGVGTNATRFAELVEQLSGGRMVITVYGAGELVPPFAVEDAVQAGNAPIGHGTPYYAASKTAAAHWFTGVPFGLTANEHYAWLKWGGGQQIWDEIYAERNLKPFYSGNSGTQAGGWFKSRIDSLADLQGLNMRIAGLGGEMMRKLGVNAILMPATEIFQALQSGAIDAAEWVGPLLDQAFGLQRITNLCYTPAYAEPGAALQVVVNTDAWAGLSDDLKAIIEAAAAQAAMETLAQFDYFNVTAMASLQEAGVEFLSFPDEVVAAMKTAWDEVREEQRAASADAARVLDSYEAYRTGAVPYANAFVGRYLNDR, from the coding sequence ATGAAACGCAGAACCTTTCTGAAAAGCGGTGCCGGCATCGCGGCCGTTGCCGGAGTCGCCGCCCCCGCCATCGCGCAGGAGCGGATCGAGTGGAACATGCCCTCGTCCTTTCCCAAGCCGGCGCCGGGCGTGGGCACCAATGCCACCCGCTTTGCCGAACTGGTCGAGCAGCTGTCGGGCGGGCGCATGGTCATCACCGTTTACGGCGCGGGCGAACTGGTGCCGCCCTTTGCCGTCGAGGACGCCGTGCAGGCGGGCAACGCCCCCATCGGCCACGGCACGCCCTATTACGCGGCCTCGAAGACCGCCGCGGCGCATTGGTTCACCGGCGTGCCCTTCGGCCTGACCGCGAACGAGCATTACGCCTGGCTGAAATGGGGGGGCGGCCAGCAGATCTGGGACGAGATCTACGCCGAGCGCAACCTCAAGCCCTTCTATTCGGGCAACTCGGGCACCCAGGCGGGCGGCTGGTTCAAGTCGCGCATTGACAGCCTGGCCGATCTTCAGGGCCTGAACATGCGCATCGCCGGCCTGGGCGGCGAGATGATGCGCAAGCTGGGGGTCAACGCGATCCTGATGCCCGCGACCGAGATCTTCCAGGCGCTGCAATCGGGCGCGATCGACGCGGCCGAATGGGTGGGTCCGCTGCTGGACCAGGCCTTTGGCCTGCAACGCATCACCAACCTGTGTTACACGCCTGCCTATGCCGAACCCGGCGCGGCGTTGCAGGTGGTCGTCAACACCGACGCCTGGGCCGGGCTCTCGGACGATCTGAAGGCGATCATCGAGGCCGCCGCGGCGCAGGCGGCGATGGAGACGCTGGCGCAGTTCGACTATTTCAACGTCACCGCCATGGCGTCGTTGCAAGAGGCGGGCGTCGAGTTCCTGTCGTTCCCCGACGAGGTCGTCGCGGCGATGAAGACCGCATGGGACGAAGTGCGCGAGGAACAGCGCGCGGCCTCGGCCGACGCGGCCCGGGTTCTCGACAGCTACGAAGCCTATCGCACGGGTGCCGTGCCTTATGCGAACGCCTTTGTCGGGCGCTATCTGAACGATCGCTGA
- a CDS encoding TIGR01244 family phosphatase gives MDIRPLTDAYSVTPQIAPEDIPALAAAGYTTVICNRPDAENPAPLQAEAVRAAAEAAGLVFVLNPVMPGQLTMENVETQRAAIDGAPGKVLAYCASGNRSSIVWALANAGRVPTDDLIAAGARYGYQLAQFRDMIDRLAQG, from the coding sequence ATGGACATCCGCCCGCTGACCGACGCCTACAGCGTCACCCCGCAGATCGCCCCCGAAGATATCCCGGCCCTCGCCGCGGCCGGATACACCACGGTGATCTGCAACCGCCCCGACGCCGAGAACCCGGCCCCGCTCCAGGCCGAGGCCGTGCGCGCCGCCGCCGAGGCCGCGGGCCTGGTCTTCGTCCTCAACCCGGTGATGCCCGGGCAATTGACGATGGAGAACGTCGAAACCCAGCGCGCCGCCATCGACGGCGCGCCGGGCAAGGTGCTGGCCTATTGCGCGTCGGGCAACCGCTCGTCGATCGTCTGGGCGCTGGCCAACGCAGGCCGCGTGCCGACCGACGATCTGATCGCCGCGGGCGCCCGCTACGGCTACCAACTGGCCCAGTTCCGCGACATGATCGACCGGCTCGCGCAGGGCTGA